In Cydia splendana chromosome 25, ilCydSple1.2, whole genome shotgun sequence, a single genomic region encodes these proteins:
- the LOC134802610 gene encoding uncharacterized protein LOC134802610, whose protein sequence is MLFNLAVHIKEQTEDMQHSDCQMETQCVDQIKEESSCSHEECSMSKAVMLASLYTNHKPLCLDSTGYGVSEAEKLADELKEEALSDGMECGMTGMSESTMLAGADTDHDVKDGLVLGSERVKEEPSLSESVEYGMSEAAMLADLYADHVVKDELVLGPEHPHRPDVSLVVLDWALADEDGCLQESQEHTSQPALKDCCVRLERLHHEAPAEHIIQDTTHTDSKPYTEDKIYTKIDCERVTEPVCDLCGKKFSLKSDLLKHVMTHIHTSSVEQEGSRPVVADYVFEEKPLQERVLSRDSPLALRDCCVRLEHLQHHEALAGNETTHTDTESDTENIYARDCIINNQKHFAANMT, encoded by the exons ATGCTTTTTAACTTGGCAGTGCACATTAAGGAGCAGACAGAAGATATGCAGCATTCTGACTGTCAGATGGAGACACAGTGTGTGGATCAAATTAAAGAGGAGTCCTCATGCTCGCATGAGGAGTGCAGCATGAGTAAGGCAGTGATGCTGGCCAGCCTGTACACCAACCACAAGCCTTTATGTTTGGACAGCACAGGCTATGGTGTAAGCGAGGCAGAAAAGCTAGCTGATGAGCTAAAGGAGGAGGCCCTGTCAGACGGCATGGAGTGCGGCATGACTGGCATGAGCGAGTCGACCATGCTGGCCGGTGCGGATACTGATCATGATGTAAAGGATGGGCTTGTGCTGGGATCAGAGCGTGTGAAGGAAGAGCCTTCATTGTCAGAGAGCGTAGAGTATGGAATGAGTGAGGCGGCCATGCTGGCAGACCTATATGCTGACCACGTCGTAAAGGATGAGTTAGTGCTGGGGCCGGAGCATCCACATCGGCCAGATGTATCTCTGGTAGTCCTCG ACTGGGCGCTAGCTGACGAGGATGGTTGCCTGCAGGAGTCTCAGGAGCACACCTCACAGCCGGCACTGAAGGACTGCTGCGTAAGGCTCGAGCGCCTCCACCACGAGGCCCCTGCTGAGCACATCATACAAGACACCACTCACACTGACAGTAAACCTTATACTGAAGATAAAATTTACACTAAAATTGACTGTGAGAGAGTGACTGAACCGGTGTGTGATCTTTGTGGCAAGAAGTTTTCTCTAAAGTCTGATTTATTGAAGCATGTCATGACACACATTCACACGTCTAGTGTGGAGCAAGAAGGCAGCCGGCCTGTTGTCGCTGACTATG TATTTGAAGAAAAGCCGTTACAGGAGCGCGTCCTTAGTCGAGACTCTCCGCTCGCGCTCCGAGACTGCTGCGTGCGGCTTGAACACCTCCAACACCACGAGGCGCTCGCCGGCAACGAAACAACACATACTGACACGGAATCTGATACTGAAAACATATATGCTAGAGACTGTATCATTAACAATC AAAAACATTTCGCCGCAAATATGACTTGA